The sequence AAGGCATATCTTCCGTGCTCTTCTCGACCAGTTTTTCCGCTGGCTCGCCTGGTACTGTCAATGTTATCATTATAGTGTCCTTTCCTTATTGGCTTTTATATTCAGATAATGTCCCAGACATTTGTATATCTGACTTTGTCAAATGACATTGTCTGATGAAAATTATAACTGACTAATTCGAACAAGCAAGTTTTTTTTTCCCGTAACGGCAATATAATAAAAAAATTACATTAGAAATGAGTCCTTGAAAAGTCCACAAGACAAGCCCGGCATGGATTTGAGGGTTCAATGAGGCTGCCAAGATCAGCGATAGAATCTAAAAAATTGAATTTAAATGACTTAATATGAATTTAAAATTTGCTTTTTCACATTCTTGATTTATACTTTCATGTGATAGTGTCATTTGATAATGTCTGCCGATAATGTCTGCTGATAATGTCAGATGAACGCTTAACATAGAGTGTGCAATGCGATCCCCCGGATCCAGGGGGATGAGAATTAAAACGTAGCGAAGGTTCCCCGCCCGTAAAATCCAGGGGCTGGGACAATTGTTCTTTTAAACAACCGGGTTCCGCCGCAGAGGCGGTAACCTCCAAAACAAGGAGAATATCATGAGAATCATGATTCTAACACTACTCGTCCTAACCATGACCTTCGGGCTGATCCATGCCGAGTCAAAGTTCGGCCCCTCAGTATTCGGCATCAAGGCCGGAATGAACATCTCGCGTGTCACCGGTGACGATTCACCAGTATCGGCTGACTCCCATCTGGGCTATCACGCCGGCATATTGATGCGCCTGTATATCTCTGAATCCCTGATCCTGCAGCCGGAACTTCTCTACACCCAGAAAGGCTACAATTACAAATACACGGACACTCAGGCCGAAGTCGATCACCGGATCAGAGACAGCTTCGACTATGTCGAAGTGCCTGTATTGGTCAAGCTCAATGTCAACGCCGGGGATGTGGGGCTCCAACCCTATGCCGGTCTCGCGGTTTCCTACCTGGTCAACGCCAAATCCAAGGAAACCATTAGCAATGACAACGTCAGCATCACCTACAACAACGATGTGAAGGAAGAAGTCAACGCGCTCGGCTTTGGCTTTCTCGTTGGCGCGGACGTCGTGATCATGCAAAAGTACCTGGTGGGCGGCAGATACAATTTCGGCCTGTCCAACATCTGGAAAGATGGATATGAGGGCGGCAGCGACGTCCAGAACGGCGTTTTGATGCTCAGCCTGGGTTATCTGTTCAACAACTGAGACGGAGGCCCCCCATGAAATTCCCACTCAGCAAGATCCTGTTTATCGTGGCACTGATATCAGCAATTATACCAGTGCTGTTGAAGTCATCACTAATTAAAGAAAGAACCAAAGAAAAAGAGGAAAAATGAAAACAACACTGTTACAAATTCTGTTCATTGCTGCGTTGATGCTGGCCATCATTCCGGCGGTGAACGCATTCCAAAGTACCCTGACCCTGCAGGGTGGAACAGCCTATGGCATATCAGACATGGAATTGAACCGGACCCTTTATGGTGCATTCGGTTTGTCCTATGAAGCCTGGTTGAGCCAAAACCTGGCCCTGGGTTTGAATCCCTATGTTTCCAGGACGCAGAGCGCGGACGCGACCAACAGTTTCAAATCCGATAACTACGGAGCCGATCTCTACCTGAAGCTTCGCCCCACAAAATTCATGGCCCTGAATTTCCCCGACAAAGCCGTCATCAACCGTATCTCGCCGTTTATCGCGGCAGGCGTGGGCTTTGCCCTTTATGACAGCAAGGGCGGCACGGACGAAGACAATAATCCCGGAACCCCCTCCGTCGCATTCGAAAATGACGGATTTGTGGCAGTGCTGCCGCACGCGGCGGCGGGGATTTCCTTCCTCACCAAATGGAACGTCAACCTTGATCTGGGCATCAAACTCAATTACACCACCACCGACGAGATCGACAACAAGATCGCCGGCGACTGGAAAGACGGATCATACACGCCCTACATCGGCATCGGCTTCAATTTCGGCGGCAAAAAAACGCCGGTTATCCTGACCAGCGGAAACCTGAACAAGTTTTCCGCCGTCAAGGGGACTGCCTCGGCCGCGCAAAGCTACAGCCTTTCCGGGACTGACATCAGGGAAGATATCGTGATCACAGCCCCCGAGGGATATGAGATCTCCACCAATGGCGGGACCACCTGGGTCAAGATCGCGAACGTCGACCGCGATTTCGCTGGCACCATCCGGGTGCGCATGACCGGCGTCCAAACCGGAGAATTCAAAGGCAACGTGGTTCACTCCAGCAAAGGCGCCGCAAACGTCAATCTGCCTGTTTCGGGCACGGTCATAGAATACGTTCCCAAACCTGAGATCAGGATCACCGGAACCCTGGGCAACTTTGCCACGGATAAAGGAATACCTTCAGCCACGCAGAGTTACACCATAACAGGGACCGACCTCACAAACCAGATCGAGATCACAGCCCCCGCGGGATATGAGATATCTGTTGATGGCGGAACCACCTGGGTCAAGTCCGCGAAAGTGGACCCCGACTTCTACGGAGTCGTCCGGGCGCGCCTGATCGGTGCCCAGAGCGGCAGCTATGACGGCAACATCGTCCATTCCAGTTCCGGAGCCCCCAATGCCAATGTGGCAGTGAAAGGTGTCGTGTCTGAAACCATCGCGGAGATAGACATCAAACTTATCCAGACCGTGGTGCACTTTGACACCAACTACTACGTCCTGTCAGCTCCGGACAAGCTCAAACTGGATGCCCTGGCCGCTGGCTTGAAGCAATTCCCGGATGTGAAGCTGCTTGTGCAGGGCCACACCGACAACACGGGCAACGACGCGATCAACACCCCCCTGGGCGAAAATCGCGCCAAAGTCGTGAAAGAATATCTGGTTGGCAAGGGTGTCAACGGCTCCCGCCTCGATGTGAAGGGCTTTGGACCCACCAAGCCTGTCGATACCAACGAAACTGTGGAAGGACGCGCCCACAACCGCCGCACGGACTTCATCATTAAATAAACTACCATGTGAACCTCTCCAGAGCCCGGTTTAGCCGGGCTTTTTTTTTCAGGCGGAAGTTTGGGCAAGAGGGAAAAAGGGCAAAAGGGGAAGCTGCGCCACTACGATTACCACATGGATACGGGAAGCCGAATTCCGATTCGGCAATCGGACGGAGTCCGATTCATAAACCGAAGCGACCTGTGGTCGCTATGGCAAATCGGAATTTGCCACCCCAAAATCACAGCCCCGGAGGGGCGTCAAAACTTAGCCCAGGGTGCAACCCTGGGAAAGGAAGGATTACGGGCCCCATCACGGATTCCCCATCCCGCCTTTGTCCGTTGCTCGATTAGAGCCACGGACAAAGGTGGGGTGGGGCCTTGACGAATATTTAGAATCCTCATTCCATACCCCCAGGGTTGCACCCTGGGCAAAAATCTATCGCCCCTCCGGGGCTGAAAAGAGCTGGCTGAAAGGACGCAAAGGCGTTATTTGGGGCGGAACGGCGTCCGCCCATACGTAATGTCGCACGCCGTTGCGACAACTTGGTGGTCTTGGGGTTTGCTGGAGTCCATGATCGTACCTTGCTCGATTCCAGCGAGGCGGACTCGACTACAGACCGGTCCGCCCTCCTGATCACTACGCTATCAATACGGACTCATTACGGACTTTGTCCGTATTGAGTCCGTAATGACACCGTAATGATAAGGGGAGCCATAGGGGAGGCTATCCTTTATCTACAAGTCAGGCAAGCATTTGGACCGGTAAGGCGAACCTGGAGCTAAAACAGGCTATTTCTTGATCCTGAGGCCGCTCTGAAAACGTTTCCAGATCCGGGTAAGCGGCGATTAATTTCCGCTGACGGCGGTCACCCGGTAGAAAGACCTTGCGGAGGGAAACTGCGGATCGGTCCAGCCAAGGGCGCTGGTGCTTCCAACGAAGCTAAACTCCCCGTCCGGGCTGGCGGCCTGGTAGATGTTATAGCTGCCGGCGCCGTCCACGGCCTGCCAACTGAGGGATCCGGAACTGGAAAGCACCACGACGGGCTGCTCCAGCGCGGTGCCGGACGGCGTCCAGGTGTAGGTCGTGCCCGAGGCCGGGTACAAGGTGCTGGAGAGGTCCATGTAGGCTGTGTTGATGGTGCCGATGTCCGGATTTGACCAGCCCGTGGAGGAACTTAGGTTTTTGAAATTGCTGGCGGGGTCGACGGGCAGGCTGCGCAAGCCCACCTCCATGCGGACCGTGTTTGTGTTGCCAAAGGCAAAACCACCATACACGGCCTGGATCTTGTTGCCGTTTTCCTGGAGGCGGATCTGGAAGTTGAAGCTGTCTCCGGTGATGTTCGTCCTCCGGAAATTGGTCCACTGGACCACGCATTCGCGGTTGGGCGCGGTGCCGATGGTGGCCAGGCGCAGTTCTGAACCGGCCTGGCCCTGAAGATACCTGGCCAATCCGGCGATGCGGCTGACAAGGCGGGGCGGCTCGATCCCGACCGTCGAACCGATCGGCGTGCCATAGTTGGCAGAGCTGAGATCCACCCCGGGATCCAGGCTGGACTGGCCCAGGCTGATCCAGCCGTTGGAATGGATCGCCAGGCGGTCGAAGGCCATGCCCAGAAAGTTGAAATCAAAGCCGATGGGGAATCCCGGCCCGGTGAAGATGGAGGAAGATCCCAAAGGAAAATCCGGATCGACGATCGCGGCGTTGCGGGTCGATTCATTGCCCAGGACAATCCCCTCTGTGACAGGAACATAGGTTCCCAGGGACGGGGCAAAGCCATATTCCGCCAGCAAAGCATAGCCCACACCGGTCAGAGGTATCTCCAGCAGGGGATAATTCCAGAGATCACCGCTGATAATCAGGTTTGCCTCGTAATCCCGGGATTCTGTCGGCGCGAAGGTTATCTCGAAGGTCATGGTCCCGAAAGCAGGCAGGCTGAAAACTCCGGCGTCGGAACTGAAGTCCGGATCGTCAAAGGCGATGGTGCCGCTCACCGCGGTGTTGGCAAAATTGGTTATGGTGACTGGCGTGGCCGCGGATTCTCCGAGGGGCAGGAGGGAAAAATCGTGTTCGGTCAGGCTCAGGGGATAACCGCCCGCAAGTTCGGTCAGCGGGTATTTCGCCCCCTGCAGGATCTCCTTGCTGGTCATGTTTTGCAGGAAGAGCACCAGTTCGCAGTTGCTGGGAACCCAGGCGGGATTGAGGTCGAAGGCCAGATTCACGGTCGTCTGGCCGCCCGTATCCAGCGCAATGGCAGTCCCGTTCTGGTCCGGTATCATCAGGCGGTTGACTTGTTCCACGGTGGTCTGGTTGAACCAGATCTGGGGGATGTTGGATTCAGTGATAACCGCGTGCAGCTTGACGTTGGTGTTCGAATCCGCCTCCGGCTTGCTGATCACGACCTCCACCTGATACTGGTTATCGACGTTGCTGCCAGTCGCGTTCACGGTGTAATGGGAAGCCACGGCCAGACGTGTGTTGACCAATGGCAGATAGGTGGTGTACATCGAAGTGGTACCGCTTCCTCCCACCGATGATACGACTCCGTCAAAAAAGGCGGTGGGGTAACCCGGTATTCCGTAAAAGCTGTTCCGGGCATTGGAATAGACGTTGGCATAGCTGTCGCCATTATGGTTTTTAACTATGGCAACCGGGTGTCCGTTGGTGAGCAGGTCGTGGCAGCCCATGGCCGCGCCGGGACAGTATTGGCACCAGGTGCCTGTGGCGACCTCGACGACCACCAGGTTGCGCGGCAATCCGCTCAAGGCGGCCAGCGCGGCAAATAAGGCCAGAAAGATCAAAGCTGTTGTTTTCATGTTCATCTCCTGTGATGCGATGTGCTTTATCTATCGAAAACCCGGCCCGTCGCTAAGTTCAGGGAGTCCCGGGAATTCGCGGGACAGATGAAGGTCTTGCTGGGTCGGATCTCTTTGTCTCAGTGG is a genomic window of Candidatus Syntrophosphaera sp. containing:
- a CDS encoding Omp28-related outer membrane protein; amino-acid sequence: MKTTALIFLALFAALAALSGLPRNLVVVEVATGTWCQYCPGAAMGCHDLLTNGHPVAIVKNHNGDSYANVYSNARNSFYGIPGYPTAFFDGVVSSVGGSGTTSMYTTYLPLVNTRLAVASHYTVNATGSNVDNQYQVEVVISKPEADSNTNVKLHAVITESNIPQIWFNQTTVEQVNRLMIPDQNGTAIALDTGGQTTVNLAFDLNPAWVPSNCELVLFLQNMTSKEILQGAKYPLTELAGGYPLSLTEHDFSLLPLGESAATPVTITNFANTAVSGTIAFDDPDFSSDAGVFSLPAFGTMTFEITFAPTESRDYEANLIISGDLWNYPLLEIPLTGVGYALLAEYGFAPSLGTYVPVTEGIVLGNESTRNAAIVDPDFPLGSSSIFTGPGFPIGFDFNFLGMAFDRLAIHSNGWISLGQSSLDPGVDLSSANYGTPIGSTVGIEPPRLVSRIAGLARYLQGQAGSELRLATIGTAPNRECVVQWTNFRRTNITGDSFNFQIRLQENGNKIQAVYGGFAFGNTNTVRMEVGLRSLPVDPASNFKNLSSSTGWSNPDIGTINTAYMDLSSTLYPASGTTYTWTPSGTALEQPVVVLSSSGSLSWQAVDGAGSYNIYQAASPDGEFSFVGSTSALGWTDPQFPSARSFYRVTAVSGN
- a CDS encoding OmpA family protein produces the protein MKTTLLQILFIAALMLAIIPAVNAFQSTLTLQGGTAYGISDMELNRTLYGAFGLSYEAWLSQNLALGLNPYVSRTQSADATNSFKSDNYGADLYLKLRPTKFMALNFPDKAVINRISPFIAAGVGFALYDSKGGTDEDNNPGTPSVAFENDGFVAVLPHAAAGISFLTKWNVNLDLGIKLNYTTTDEIDNKIAGDWKDGSYTPYIGIGFNFGGKKTPVILTSGNLNKFSAVKGTASAAQSYSLSGTDIREDIVITAPEGYEISTNGGTTWVKIANVDRDFAGTIRVRMTGVQTGEFKGNVVHSSKGAANVNLPVSGTVIEYVPKPEIRITGTLGNFATDKGIPSATQSYTITGTDLTNQIEITAPAGYEISVDGGTTWVKSAKVDPDFYGVVRARLIGAQSGSYDGNIVHSSSGAPNANVAVKGVVSETIAEIDIKLIQTVVHFDTNYYVLSAPDKLKLDALAAGLKQFPDVKLLVQGHTDNTGNDAINTPLGENRAKVVKEYLVGKGVNGSRLDVKGFGPTKPVDTNETVEGRAHNRRTDFIIK
- a CDS encoding PorT family protein — translated: MRIMILTLLVLTMTFGLIHAESKFGPSVFGIKAGMNISRVTGDDSPVSADSHLGYHAGILMRLYISESLILQPELLYTQKGYNYKYTDTQAEVDHRIRDSFDYVEVPVLVKLNVNAGDVGLQPYAGLAVSYLVNAKSKETISNDNVSITYNNDVKEEVNALGFGFLVGADVVIMQKYLVGGRYNFGLSNIWKDGYEGGSDVQNGVLMLSLGYLFNN